The following is a genomic window from Rhizobium sp. NRK18.
GAGGTCGCTTTCGAAGGCATTGCCCGATCGAAGCGGCACAAGTCCGGTGTTGCCATGCGCTTCCCGCGCATCTCGCGGCTTCGCACAGACAAGCTGCCCGCCGAGGCGGATCGGCTTGAGACGCTGATGGCGATGATTGAAGGATGATGTTGACCCGTGGCTACCGTCCGGGGCCGCACATCGCTCAGTGAAGGGCGCCTCCAAAATCCAGTGAATACTGAAAATTCTCGAAATCGTCCGAGTATATCTGCTGCACCAAACGGATGTTGTGATCGTCGTAGAAAGCGGAAAGCTTCTCCCGGGCAGAGGTTATTTTCCCGGTACCTGCTTCCACGGAGTGCGGCTTCGCGAAGGCCTGCGCCCAGTTCGTATCAAGGCCGCACTTTTCGAATACGGCATGCATTTCCGCGGCGATATTTTCGATTTTGCCAATGTGCCCGTATTTCTCGATTGGCTGGAACAGAAGATCCGATTGAGGCCAAAAATGCCGGTTATGCGATAGAACCTCGTCTTCAAGCGCTTCAAGGAACAGCCTGAAGCCTTCTCTGTTGTTCATTCCGAATCCTGGAAGGGAAAACCGTTCAAGCGATCCTCTGCCGACTTTATCGAGATAGCTGGACAAGGCGCGCGTGTAAGGGTTTCGAGAAATCGCGAAGCAAAAGAGCTGATCGTAGTGGCTCGATTCAGCCAGCGTCACGTTGACCGGATTGCGCATATGTCGCTTGAAGTCGGATCCAGCAACCACGCCATTTTCCAGTTCGAACAGCCTCGCAGCTATCGAGGTGTTCCCGCTCTTCTTGATCCTGTTGAAGCACAGCCCCAGCTTCGGGAAGAATGCCACATGGTCTTCGTCGTAGAAGATGCGAAAATTTACAGGTTTCGTGAGCAGGTAGGCTTTCGCTACCTGCCGACGTAGGCTTTTTCTGCTCATTGGCTTCGTGCTGTCTCCTCAACCGATCTGAGGCGGGTCTATGATCGATCCATCGATAAAGAATCAATGATAGTCCCGCTTCGGAATGAGTTGAAGCAGTCGCAAATTGAATCGGCGTCAGGCTTGCTCGTAAGCGCCGTGGCAGTGCTTGTACTTCTTGCCGGAGCCGCAGGGGCAGGCTTCGTTGCGGCCGACCTTGCCCCAGGTTGCCGGATCGTTGGGATCACGGTTTTCGGGGGCGACGTAGAGGGCCGTTGTCTCGGCTGACTCCAGCGACGGCTGCGCAAGTTCGTCTTCGCCCGACGTGGCATCGAGGTGGTGCGCTTCCATGACCGGCAGTTCAGGCGCGGGAGTCTCGGCCGCCTGGCGGACGATCTCGACCCGCATCAACTGCGAAATGACCGCCTGACGGAGGTTCGTGAGCAGCGCCGTGAACAGCTCAAAGGCTTCCTGTTTGTATTCCTGCAGCGGATCGCGCTGGGCATAGCCGCGGAAACCGATGACGGAGCGCAGGTGATCGAGGTTGACGATGTGCTCGCGCCACAAATGGTCCAGCGTCTGCAGGACGACGGAGCGTTCGACATAGGTCATGACTTCGGGGCCGAAGCGTTCGGCGCGCTCTGCTGCTGCCTTGTCGGCGGCCTCGGTGACGCGGGCGAGAATGTCGTCTTCGGCAATCCCGTCTTCCTTGACCCATTCCTCGACGGGAAGGTCGAGGTTGAGGACGTTTTCGATTTCGACCTTCAGTCCCTTCACGTCCCACTGCTCGGCATAGGCGCGCTCCGGAATGTGACGGCTGACCATCGCCTCGATGACTTCCTGGCGCATGTCGGCGACGGTTTCGGAAATGTCCTGCGCATCCATGAGTTCGACGCGTTGCTCGAAGACCACCTTGCGCTGGTCGTTGAGAACATCGTCATACTTCAGCAGGTTCTTTCGGATGTCGAAGTTGCGGGCTTCGACCTTCTTCTGGGCGCGTTCGAGCGCCTTGTTGATCCACGGATGGACGATGGCTTCGCCGTCCTTCAGGCCGAGCTTCTGGAGCATGCTGTCCATGCGCTCGGAGCCGAAGATGCGCATCAGGTCGTCCTGAAGCGAGAGATAGAACTTCGAGCGGCCGGGGTCGCCCTGACGACCGGCGCGACCGCGCAGCTGGTTGTCGATACGCCGGCTTTCATGGCGTTCGGTGGCGATGATGTAGAGACCGCCGGCGGCCAGTGCCTGCTGCTTGAGCTGCTTGACCTCTTCCTTGATCGCGGCCGCCTTGGCGTCACGCTCCGGACCCAGCTCCATTTCGGCCAGATCGCGATCGAGGCGCATCTCGAGGTTGCCGCCGAGCTGAATGTCGGTACCGCGACCGGCCATGTTGGTGGCGATCGTGACGGCGCCGGGAACACCGGCCTGCGAGACGATATAGGCTTCCTGCTCGTGGTAGCGGGCGTTCAGCACGCTGAAATCGGAGAAGCCGGACTTCTTCAGAAGCGTGGCCAGCAGTTCGGATTTCTCGATCGAGGTGGTGCCGACGAGGACCGGCTGGCCCTTGGCGTTGGCCGCCTTGATCTCGTTGATGATGGCCTGGTATTTCTCTTCCGCAGTCCGGTAGACTTCGTCGTCCTCATCAATACGGGCGATCGGCAGGTTGGTCGGCACTTCCACGACTTCGAGACCGTAGATGTCGCCGAATTCTTCCGCTTCCGTC
Proteins encoded in this region:
- a CDS encoding sulfotransferase family protein, coding for MSRKSLRRQVAKAYLLTKPVNFRIFYDEDHVAFFPKLGLCFNRIKKSGNTSIAARLFELENGVVAGSDFKRHMRNPVNVTLAESSHYDQLFCFAISRNPYTRALSSYLDKVGRGSLERFSLPGFGMNNREGFRLFLEALEDEVLSHNRHFWPQSDLLFQPIEKYGHIGKIENIAAEMHAVFEKCGLDTNWAQAFAKPHSVEAGTGKITSAREKLSAFYDDHNIRLVQQIYSDDFENFQYSLDFGGALH
- the secA gene encoding preprotein translocase subunit SecA; the protein is MVSFGGLARKMFGSANDRRIRAYQPKVAAINALESDMQSLSDEQLKAKTAEFKEQLAAGKSLDDILVPAFAVVREAAKRVLGLRPFDVQLIGGMILHENAIAEMKTGEGKTLVATLPVYLNALAGKGVHVVTVNDYLASRDSATMGRLYGFLGMTTGVIVHGLDDEQRSQAYGCDITYATNNELGFDYLRDNMKFDRAQMVQRGHNYAIVDEVDSILVDEARTPLIISGPLDDRSDLYNTIDKFIPELVESDYEIDEKQRSANFSEDGMEKLENLLRDAGMLKGETLYDIENVAIVHHLNNALKAHKLFQRDKDYIVRNDEIVIIDEFTGRMMPGRRYSEGQHQALEAKEHVQIQPENQTLASVTFQNYFRMYDKLAGMTGTASTEAEEFGDIYGLEVVEVPTNLPIARIDEDDEVYRTAEEKYQAIINEIKAANAKGQPVLVGTTSIEKSELLATLLKKSGFSDFSVLNARYHEQEAYIVSQAGVPGAVTIATNMAGRGTDIQLGGNLEMRLDRDLAEMELGPERDAKAAAIKEEVKQLKQQALAAGGLYIIATERHESRRIDNQLRGRAGRQGDPGRSKFYLSLQDDLMRIFGSERMDSMLQKLGLKDGEAIVHPWINKALERAQKKVEARNFDIRKNLLKYDDVLNDQRKVVFEQRVELMDAQDISETVADMRQEVIEAMVSRHIPERAYAEQWDVKGLKVEIENVLNLDLPVEEWVKEDGIAEDDILARVTEAADKAAAERAERFGPEVMTYVERSVVLQTLDHLWREHIVNLDHLRSVIGFRGYAQRDPLQEYKQEAFELFTALLTNLRQAVISQLMRVEIVRQAAETPAPELPVMEAHHLDATSGEDELAQPSLESAETTALYVAPENRDPNDPATWGKVGRNEACPCGSGKKYKHCHGAYEQA